One Bacteroidota bacterium genomic window carries:
- a CDS encoding T9SS type A sorting domain-containing protein has product MKRIVLSILFVIGLSTSAIPQIIESFDNNLREDTTYQFSIEGNTSRMDYTVNTADKKEGAAAGEIKFVIGAVHEWGSYGQLIKRLPVGQYYDWSATDSLALWIKVVTPPTIPVNMVFRIHIADRPNDGATLEEWVYEHTTILDAQSDWVELKIPIKLLCTDGSQTPSDSGFVIFPSGWGGGPNNFWNNQELDWDHIVGFNIGAITSGYTPGTNLPADSLTVRFDGFRRFGNRSVPAVFFNGLQFMGNLAGFNWGQSNLEVITGAGPVPNSNAAKWTQGNEWGNGWTGTGFNVSPVFNLGSSWMVDSMKIKLKCPAGTGPLRVQLEGGGGKKGTVFTPVGDDQWHSYSFPLREMAFQDNTTFFDSTQVNVVQIMAEASGTAGRVIWMTDWWTGNPKFDVIAPSAPQGVAAFAGTFQNVVTWLDVPGETGETYDVYYSKNPITDLTAAGVEAVKLGVAENAQLFEHILLAPNTNQSVTYYYAVTCKDFAGNKSVVSQNSSAVTNTAKGRPTISLNAPANFVADGNLAEWQQINPFRMFLSDGTGHLVTNTTISGDADCSAKAYLAMDNQYMYIAFDVDDDIVVPNAQGSSYLNDCPDLYIGLYNWRGMPHTSYQRGAQPDYHFRFAWNRVIIDGSAGTDSLIGKGANYYWEEKFPSGYIVECRISLADLALHGNDLTFVPKEGYRLPIDFALNDADATNTREGIMTYSPYNEDKSYQDVSRWIYTWIGNLWEPTDINDLELTADSYILAQNYPNPFNPSTTIKYAIEKPGLVTLKVYDLLGKEVASLVNQDQAAGVYSVKFDASLLSSGIYFYKLESGSFTKINKMMLVK; this is encoded by the coding sequence ATGAAAAGAATCGTACTATCAATTCTTTTTGTTATCGGACTCTCGACCTCTGCAATTCCGCAGATAATCGAAAGTTTTGATAATAATCTTAGAGAGGATACGACCTATCAGTTTTCCATCGAAGGAAACACAAGTCGTATGGACTACACTGTCAACACTGCCGACAAAAAAGAAGGTGCAGCAGCGGGAGAGATCAAGTTTGTGATCGGTGCTGTGCACGAATGGGGCAGCTACGGACAGTTGATTAAAAGACTTCCTGTCGGTCAGTATTATGACTGGTCAGCTACCGATTCACTGGCATTGTGGATAAAGGTGGTTACACCTCCAACAATCCCGGTAAACATGGTATTCAGAATTCACATTGCAGACAGGCCTAATGATGGTGCCACACTCGAAGAATGGGTATATGAACATACCACCATTCTCGATGCTCAGAGCGACTGGGTTGAGTTGAAAATACCTATTAAACTCCTCTGCACAGACGGAAGCCAGACTCCATCAGATTCCGGTTTCGTTATTTTCCCTTCAGGATGGGGCGGTGGACCAAACAATTTCTGGAATAACCAGGAACTTGACTGGGATCATATCGTTGGATTCAACATTGGTGCAATCACCTCAGGTTACACACCCGGAACCAACCTTCCTGCAGATTCACTTACAGTAAGATTTGACGGTTTCAGAAGATTTGGTAACAGATCAGTTCCTGCAGTTTTCTTTAACGGTTTACAGTTCATGGGAAATCTTGCTGGTTTCAACTGGGGACAGTCGAATCTTGAAGTAATTACCGGTGCAGGTCCTGTGCCAAACAGCAACGCTGCAAAATGGACCCAGGGAAATGAATGGGGTAATGGCTGGACAGGTACAGGATTTAATGTAAGCCCTGTCTTCAACCTCGGAAGTTCATGGATGGTTGACAGTATGAAGATAAAACTGAAATGTCCTGCCGGAACCGGTCCACTCAGAGTACAGCTTGAAGGTGGCGGCGGCAAAAAAGGTACCGTTTTCACACCTGTTGGTGATGATCAGTGGCACAGCTATTCCTTCCCGTTAAGAGAGATGGCTTTCCAGGATAACACAACATTTTTCGATTCAACACAGGTGAATGTTGTTCAGATCATGGCTGAAGCTTCCGGTACTGCAGGCAGAGTAATCTGGATGACAGACTGGTGGACAGGCAATCCTAAATTTGATGTTATTGCTCCAAGCGCACCACAGGGTGTTGCAGCTTTTGCAGGAACATTTCAGAATGTCGTAACCTGGCTTGATGTTCCCGGTGAAACAGGCGAAACTTACGATGTTTATTATTCAAAGAATCCGATTACCGATCTTACAGCAGCCGGTGTTGAAGCTGTGAAACTCGGTGTTGCAGAGAATGCTCAGCTTTTCGAGCACATCCTTCTCGCTCCGAACACAAATCAGTCAGTTACATACTACTATGCAGTAACATGTAAAGACTTTGCAGGCAACAAGAGTGTTGTAAGCCAGAACTCCTCAGCCGTTACCAATACAGCAAAAGGAAGACCAACAATTTCACTCAATGCTCCTGCGAACTTCGTTGCCGATGGTAACCTCGCTGAATGGCAGCAAATCAATCCATTCAGAATGTTCCTTTCTGACGGTACAGGTCACCTTGTAACCAACACTACAATCAGTGGTGATGCTGACTGTTCAGCAAAAGCTTATCTTGCAATGGACAACCAGTATATGTACATCGCATTTGATGTCGATGATGATATCGTTGTTCCAAACGCACAAGGTTCATCATACCTGAATGACTGCCCTGATCTTTATATTGGTCTCTACAACTGGCGCGGAATGCCGCACACTTCCTACCAGAGAGGTGCACAGCCTGATTATCATTTCAGATTCGCATGGAACCGTGTAATTATCGACGGATCAGCCGGTACAGACAGTCTTATTGGAAAAGGTGCAAACTACTATTGGGAAGAGAAATTCCCTTCAGGTTACATTGTTGAATGCCGTATCAGCCTTGCTGATCTCGCTCTCCACGGAAATGACCTTACATTTGTACCAAAAGAAGGTTACAGACTTCCCATCGATTTCGCTTTGAACGATGCAGATGCAACCAACACAAGAGAAGGTATCATGACCTACTCTCCATACAATGAAGACAAATCGTATCAGGATGTTTCAAGATGGATATACACCTGGATAGGCAACCTTTGGGAGCCAACAGACATCAACGATCTTGAACTGACTGCTGACAGCTACATTCTTGCTCAGAACTATCCCAATCCTTTCAATCCAAGCACCACAATCAAGTATGCGATTGAAAAACCGGGTCTCGTAACCCTTAAAGTTTACGATCTTCTTGGAAAAGAAGTTGCAAGTCTTGTAAATCAGGATCAGGCAGCCGGTGTTTATTCGGTTAAGTTTGATGCTTCCCTCCTTTCAAGCGGAATTTATTTCTACAAACTTGAAAGCGGATCGTTCACGAAAATAAATAAGATGATGCTTGTAAAGTAG
- a CDS encoding sodium/solute symporter (Members of the Solute:Sodium Symporter (SSS), TC 2.A.21 as described in tcdb.org, catalyze solute:Na+ symport. Known solutes for members of the family include sugars, amino acids, nucleosides, inositols, vitamins, urea or anions, depending on the system.) translates to MPNTFTYLDAFVIVLYLIVVLSIGFYYSKKNDESYSGYFLAGRNTGWIAIGLSIFATNISSEHFIGLAGAGSLRGLAVGQFELMAIFTLLFAGWFLAPVYFKSGVFTVPEFLGLNFDVRMRKLFAAFSIVIYILTKILVSLFAAGILFYNIFGLNIYASSILIVLITGLYTVIGGAHAVIKTQTFQGIIFITGAVILSILGFIAVGGIDGLYSKLPADFFTMFKPATDNDYPWTGIVFGAPVIAFWYWCTDQYMVQRMLSARSVEDARKGSLLAATFKLLPIFILVLPGLFAAILYPESRGDGAYSALINGNILPVGLKGLVIAGLLAAIMSSLSGAFNSIAILFTNDYYRLKYPETNERKLVLVGRLATTTAVIAAILIVPLVKIVSSQLYLFLQSVQSFVSPPITAVFLFGLFSGKMNSRTAIITLAVTESLGLSRLVLELLQTNGVALHPFFEAVLAINFLHFSLFLFIISVAMILGLNTGKSKDTNPFAVQFKNSFRESGREMAAGFSNIIKTHTLSPSFVLSAIVLIMILGLWSIWS, encoded by the coding sequence ATGCCCAACACATTTACCTATTTAGATGCTTTTGTAATAGTTCTATACTTGATCGTGGTATTAAGTATCGGATTCTATTATTCGAAGAAGAATGACGAAAGCTACAGCGGTTACTTCCTTGCGGGACGGAATACCGGCTGGATCGCGATAGGTCTGTCGATATTTGCCACCAATATTTCGAGTGAGCATTTCATTGGTCTTGCCGGTGCAGGATCGCTCAGGGGACTTGCAGTGGGGCAGTTTGAATTGATGGCAATTTTCACCCTGCTTTTTGCCGGCTGGTTTCTGGCTCCCGTCTATTTCAAATCAGGGGTGTTTACAGTTCCGGAATTCCTGGGGTTAAACTTCGATGTACGAATGAGGAAGCTGTTTGCAGCCTTCTCGATTGTAATTTACATCCTCACAAAGATTCTTGTTTCCCTTTTTGCGGCAGGAATTCTTTTCTACAATATTTTTGGTCTCAATATTTACGCATCCTCCATCCTGATTGTTCTTATTACAGGGCTCTATACTGTAATCGGCGGTGCACACGCAGTAATAAAAACACAGACATTTCAGGGAATAATCTTCATTACGGGTGCGGTAATCCTCTCAATACTTGGTTTCATAGCAGTTGGCGGGATAGATGGATTATATTCAAAACTTCCCGCCGATTTTTTTACAATGTTTAAACCTGCCACAGATAACGATTATCCCTGGACAGGCATTGTTTTCGGGGCTCCCGTTATAGCATTCTGGTACTGGTGTACCGATCAGTACATGGTACAGAGAATGCTCAGCGCAAGATCTGTCGAAGACGCAAGAAAAGGTTCTCTCCTCGCTGCAACTTTCAAATTACTCCCCATTTTTATTTTAGTGCTCCCAGGTCTTTTCGCCGCAATTTTATATCCCGAGTCGAGAGGTGACGGTGCCTACTCAGCCTTAATCAACGGAAACATACTCCCCGTTGGACTTAAGGGGCTGGTGATTGCAGGGCTTTTGGCTGCAATCATGTCTTCACTCTCCGGAGCTTTCAACAGTATTGCAATCCTCTTTACCAACGATTACTACAGGTTGAAATATCCCGAGACAAATGAGAGGAAGCTTGTGCTCGTGGGCAGACTTGCCACCACAACAGCAGTAATAGCTGCCATCCTTATCGTTCCTTTGGTAAAGATTGTCAGCTCACAATTGTACCTCTTTTTACAGAGTGTGCAGTCGTTTGTGAGTCCTCCGATTACTGCGGTATTTCTCTTTGGACTGTTTTCCGGGAAGATGAATTCCCGTACAGCGATTATCACCCTTGCAGTAACAGAGTCTCTTGGTCTGAGCCGACTGGTGCTCGAGTTGCTCCAAACGAACGGAGTCGCACTTCATCCATTTTTTGAAGCTGTGCTGGCGATAAATTTTCTCCATTTCTCTCTCTTTCTCTTCATTATCAGTGTGGCGATGATTCTGGGTCTGAATACAGGCAAGAGCAAAGACACAAACCCTTTTGCAGTTCAGTTTAAGAATTCATTCCGGGAAAGCGGCAGGGAAATGGCGGCGGGTTTTTCAAATATTATAAAGACACATACCCTAAGTCCCAGTTTTGTACTGTCTGCAATCGTGTTGATAATGATACTCGGATTGTGGAGTATCTGGTCATAG
- a CDS encoding type I restriction-modification system subunit M N-terminal domain-containing protein, which yields MSNIKIIKGNLFTSNAQTIVNTVNTVGVMGAGIALECRLRYPDMFSKYVELCKNKQLKVGMLWLYKSTDRWILNFPTKEDWKGDSKIEYLEKGLSKFVASYQDKGITSIAFPILGSRNGKIPIEVSLEIMQRYLTKCVIPIEIYRYDSKASDELFEKLKVYLSQLSINQIIEKTHLSRSYVDKLLLALSNPKVNTITQLSKIDGLAIRTLEKLFSFVLANGNDLPKKPGALKVAKNHKKVVNRDKLTLLQLENHLLNAANIIRGKMDSSEYKQYILGMLVLKWLSDQFESEKNTYFEKDVHLGLSEKAIDGQKEYPFQYSGHFFVPNESRWNTIMGQKVDIAIKLNIALSALENANSEWGGVLLGIDFNAKRGNSRKIPDKKLIDLIAHFNKYRLSREDILYHDLLGAAFEYLIKDLADNLDKKGSPFYTSLQIFGLLLRLAKPQ from the coding sequence ATGAGTAATATTAAAATAATCAAAGGGAATCTTTTTACCTCAAACGCACAAACCATAGTTAACACTGTGAATACCGTGGGAGTTATGGGAGCAGGTATTGCCCTTGAGTGTCGACTAAGATATCCTGACATGTTTTCTAAATATGTTGAATTGTGCAAAAACAAGCAGCTTAAGGTTGGCATGTTATGGCTTTATAAATCAACTGATCGTTGGATATTAAATTTTCCGACCAAGGAAGATTGGAAAGGTGATTCAAAAATTGAGTATCTGGAAAAAGGATTATCCAAATTTGTTGCTTCTTATCAGGATAAAGGCATTACTTCAATTGCATTTCCAATTCTTGGATCCAGAAACGGGAAAATACCAATTGAAGTTTCTTTGGAAATTATGCAGAGGTATTTAACCAAGTGTGTAATACCAATAGAAATTTATCGATATGATAGTAAAGCAAGTGATGAACTCTTTGAAAAACTGAAAGTTTATTTATCCCAGTTGAGTATAAACCAAATAATTGAGAAAACACATTTAAGTAGATCTTATGTTGATAAACTTCTCTTGGCACTTTCAAACCCAAAAGTGAATACAATTACTCAATTATCAAAAATTGATGGTCTCGCAATTAGAACTCTAGAAAAGTTATTCAGCTTCGTTTTGGCAAATGGGAATGACCTACCAAAAAAGCCAGGTGCACTTAAAGTGGCCAAAAATCATAAAAAAGTCGTAAATCGAGACAAATTGACATTATTGCAATTGGAAAATCACTTGTTGAATGCGGCGAATATTATTCGCGGGAAAATGGATTCATCCGAATATAAGCAATACATTTTGGGGATGCTGGTTCTAAAATGGTTATCCGATCAATTTGAAAGTGAAAAAAACACCTATTTTGAGAAAGATGTTCACTTAGGTTTAAGTGAGAAAGCTATTGATGGACAGAAAGAGTATCCTTTTCAGTATAGTGGTCATTTCTTTGTTCCAAATGAATCCCGTTGGAATACCATTATGGGACAAAAAGTTGACATTGCAATCAAATTAAATATTGCTTTATCAGCACTTGAAAATGCTAATTCTGAGTGGGGGGGAGTGTTGCTCGGCATTGACTTCAATGCCAAAAGAGGTAATTCTCGTAAAATCCCTGATAAGAAACTTATTGATTTGATAGCACATTTTAACAAGTATCGACTTTCGAGAGAGGACATTTTATATCATGATCTTTTAGGTGCAGCATTTGAATACCTCATCAAGGACCTCGCTGATAACTTAGATAAAAAGGGAAGTCCGTTTTATACCTCACTACAGATTTTTGGACTTTTATTAAGGCTTGCTAAACCACAATAA